One Niabella beijingensis DNA window includes the following coding sequences:
- a CDS encoding N-6 DNA methylase has translation MAFNQREHLKQNIEALRVMFRLEKEKRQATEAERQQLLLYSGFGGLKFILNPADNPTDIKQWKDYERTYFEETQELHRVLKENAGDERQYKHYVDSMRSSVLTAFYTPPEIINTLSDALKENGIEIQKFLEPSAGVGGFIRSFTDKGVSQVTAYEKDLLTGKILKQLYPDRNVRISGFEEIPERELNSYDVVASNIPFGTSSVFDLSYSRGSDPARAQAARGIHNYFFLKGTDTLRDGGMLAFITSQGVLDSPSNKPIREALMKEHNLVSVVRLPNNLFMDYAGTEVGSDLIVLQKNTDKQGLSEREKDFCDTLLTKHNDHVNAYMHYNGTVVFNEIIQSTDLYGKPYTVYVHNGGVEEIANEAKKILDGDFKEYLNINLYKGLSPDEPNIQPDITPPQTPTPIQPATGIVRDEVPQPSLFNFTPPVAAQPAMNNAQDGMTAVADLPSKPEEVQLNLFDLFGGAPQATVISRPKRAKRRTTVTKKKTGNGPHQPGLFDYIPLRTPKEETPKPPTTPRTTGQATGIGDLFSPIGINSKGEIEERPKKEPAPANDNVIPEPAPYSGELQSFHRDDCLVMDNGFVGHLRDVDISDGKAVFHPLSLPANQKARTEAYIGLRDAYQQLYNEEAQHHTEYKQERETLNRLYDDFLKKYGNLNSADNIKLIKTDTAGKEVPYLERVVGGVVHKADIFHKPVSFSTTTLATDNPDEALAASLNKYGTVDLGYMSEISGMSAEDLKDALHGRIFYNPVQKEYEIAEKWVSGNVIEKAEDVRAYISGQPEDKEAAASLKALEEAKPRRIEFDELDFNLGERWIPTGIYNRFASHLFDTDIRIHYSESSDDFSIHCDRKNIHITEKYAIKSESRTFDGVTLLKHALVNTTPDITKKVIIDDREVKVRDMEAIQMANSKIDEIRREFTDWLFAQNDEFKQRLTDKYNDTFNCFVRPQYDGSHQDFPGLDRKALGIEDLYPSQKDAVWMIKMNGGAICDHEVGAGKTLIMCTAAQEMKRLGLAHKPIIIGLKANVHEIAETYRKAYPHAKILYPGKEDFTPKKRLRIFGDIKNNDWDCIILTHDQFGMIPQSPEMQKQILEAELESVEDNLAALKAQGKEVSRGMLKGVIVRKQNLEVKLKTLEHDIENRKDDVVDFKMMGIDHIFVDESHRFKNLMFNTRHERVAGLGNMAGSQKALNLLFALRTIQERTGKDLGATFLSGTTISNSLTELYLLFKYLRPKAMEKQGINCFDAWAAIYARKTTDYEFSVANNIVSKERFRFFIKVPELAQFYSEITDYRTAKDIGIDRPEKNEILYHIPPTPEQEVFIQKLMEFAKTGNAELLGRPPLSESEEKAKMLIATDYARKMSLDMRMISRAYEDHPDNKASHCAANIAKYYNKYDAQKGTQFVFSDLGTYKPGEWNIYSEIKRKLVEDHGIPAHEIRFIQEAKNEKQRKELIRDVNEGKIRVLFGSTEMLGTGVNAQKRAVAVHHLDIPWRPSDLAQRDGRAIRKGNEIAKFFADNKVDIFIYAVEKSLDSYKFNTLYNKQVFIEQLKSNSLGKRTIDEGGMDEKTGMNFSEYVAILSGNTDLLEKAKLEKQIAGLESERQAHNRSKSSSKYKLEDTIVSLESTQARFDRMSLDWQNLQQRIQKNKDGEILNPVQLTGLPPNADVKQIGAKLNQLSEKARTAGQYEEIGTLYGFTLLVKTELSEKDSTTLERDNRFFVQGEGNIKYTFNNGKMAGEAKTASLNFLNALQKIPGILEQEQKKIDGLQKDLPILQEVVNGTWKKEQTLSDLKTELAAVERKIQLSIKPETDTEAEQPEQVEKQAQNNSEAIVRVKGIHLPRGVL, from the coding sequence CAGAATATCGAGGCGTTACGGGTCATGTTCAGGTTGGAAAAGGAAAAACGCCAAGCTACCGAAGCCGAACGGCAGCAGCTTTTGCTATATAGTGGTTTCGGTGGGCTAAAATTCATCTTAAACCCCGCAGACAATCCAACAGATATAAAGCAATGGAAAGATTATGAGCGGACGTACTTTGAGGAAACGCAGGAACTGCACCGTGTGCTGAAAGAAAATGCCGGAGACGAAAGACAATACAAACATTACGTGGACAGTATGCGTAGTTCGGTGCTTACGGCATTCTATACCCCGCCCGAAATAATTAATACCCTATCCGATGCGCTCAAAGAAAACGGTATAGAAATACAGAAGTTTTTAGAACCATCGGCGGGTGTTGGTGGGTTTATCCGGTCTTTTACAGATAAGGGCGTATCGCAGGTTACGGCTTATGAAAAAGACCTGCTTACAGGTAAAATCCTCAAACAGCTATACCCCGACAGGAATGTGCGCATAAGCGGTTTTGAAGAAATACCCGAAAGGGAGCTGAACAGCTATGATGTGGTCGCCAGTAATATCCCGTTTGGTACAAGTTCGGTCTTTGACCTTTCGTATTCACGCGGCAGTGACCCGGCAAGAGCGCAGGCAGCAAGGGGCATCCACAATTACTTTTTCTTAAAGGGAACGGACACGCTACGGGATGGCGGTATGCTCGCTTTCATCACCTCACAGGGCGTTTTGGATAGCCCAAGCAATAAGCCTATACGGGAGGCATTGATGAAAGAGCATAACCTTGTTTCGGTGGTACGACTACCGAACAATCTGTTTATGGATTACGCCGGAACGGAAGTAGGAAGCGACCTTATCGTACTGCAAAAGAATACGGACAAGCAAGGTCTTTCCGAAAGGGAAAAAGACTTTTGCGATACGCTGTTAACAAAACACAATGACCATGTAAACGCCTATATGCATTACAATGGTACGGTCGTTTTCAATGAAATTATACAATCTACCGACCTGTACGGAAAACCCTATACTGTATATGTTCATAATGGCGGCGTGGAAGAAATTGCAAATGAAGCAAAGAAAATACTGGATGGAGATTTTAAAGAGTATCTGAATATAAATCTTTACAAAGGGCTTTCGCCCGATGAGCCTAACATACAGCCGGATATTACCCCGCCGCAAACACCGACACCCATACAGCCTGCTACCGGCATCGTAAGGGATGAAGTGCCGCAACCCTCTTTATTCAATTTTACACCTCCGGTGGCGGCTCAACCCGCAATGAACAATGCGCAGGATGGCATGACTGCGGTAGCAGATCTGCCATCCAAGCCGGAAGAAGTACAATTGAATTTATTCGACCTTTTTGGAGGTGCGCCACAGGCTACCGTTATTTCCCGACCGAAAAGGGCTAAGAGAAGAACGACCGTTACCAAGAAAAAAACGGGCAACGGTCCGCATCAGCCGGGGCTATTTGATTATATACCCCTGCGCACGCCAAAGGAGGAAACGCCAAAGCCTCCGACAACGCCACGAACAACCGGACAAGCAACCGGGATTGGCGATTTGTTTTCGCCTATCGGTATCAACAGTAAAGGGGAAATAGAGGAAAGACCGAAAAAAGAACCTGCTCCGGCAAATGATAACGTAATCCCTGAACCTGCCCCGTACTCCGGCGAACTGCAATCATTCCACCGGGATGATTGCCTTGTGATGGATAATGGTTTTGTAGGGCATTTGAGGGATGTGGATATATCTGATGGTAAAGCGGTTTTTCACCCGCTATCCCTGCCAGCCAATCAGAAAGCAAGAACCGAAGCGTATATAGGATTGCGGGATGCCTATCAGCAGTTATACAATGAGGAAGCGCAGCACCATACCGAATACAAGCAGGAACGGGAAACGCTGAACCGCCTCTATGATGATTTTCTAAAGAAATACGGCAACCTGAACAGTGCCGACAATATCAAATTGATTAAGACCGACACCGCTGGCAAAGAAGTACCCTATTTAGAGCGTGTTGTGGGCGGTGTGGTACATAAGGCAGATATATTCCACAAGCCTGTAAGTTTTTCAACGACCACACTTGCAACGGATAACCCGGACGAAGCGTTAGCGGCATCGCTCAACAAGTACGGCACGGTGGATTTGGGCTATATGTCAGAAATAAGCGGGATGTCTGCCGAAGATTTAAAAGATGCGCTGCATGGCCGCATCTTTTACAATCCTGTACAAAAGGAATACGAGATAGCCGAAAAATGGGTTTCGGGCAACGTAATTGAGAAAGCCGAAGATGTGCGGGCGTACATTTCCGGGCAACCGGAAGACAAGGAAGCTGCCGCAAGCCTCAAAGCCCTCGAAGAAGCCAAACCCCGCAGGATAGAGTTTGACGAACTTGATTTTAACCTCGGCGAACGCTGGATACCTACGGGCATTTATAACCGCTTTGCTTCGCACCTGTTTGATACGGATATACGCATCCATTACTCTGAAAGTTCCGATGACTTTTCCATCCATTGCGACCGTAAGAATATCCATATCACCGAAAAGTATGCTATCAAATCGGAAAGCCGAACGTTTGACGGCGTTACCCTGCTGAAACATGCCCTTGTCAATACCACGCCTGACATCACCAAAAAAGTAATCATAGATGACAGGGAAGTAAAGGTGCGGGACATGGAAGCCATACAAATGGCTAATAGCAAAATTGACGAGATACGCAGGGAATTTACGGATTGGCTCTTTGCGCAGAACGATGAGTTTAAGCAAAGGTTAACCGACAAATACAACGATACTTTTAACTGTTTTGTCCGTCCGCAGTATGACGGCAGCCATCAGGACTTTCCGGGGCTTGACCGCAAGGCTTTGGGCATTGAAGACCTGTACCCAAGCCAAAAGGATGCCGTTTGGATGATTAAGATGAACGGCGGTGCTATCTGCGACCACGAAGTCGGTGCAGGTAAAACGCTCATCATGTGTACGGCAGCGCAAGAAATGAAGCGTTTGGGGCTGGCACATAAACCGATAATCATCGGGTTAAAAGCCAATGTGCATGAGATAGCGGAAACCTACCGCAAAGCCTATCCCCATGCCAAAATATTATATCCCGGCAAGGAAGATTTTACCCCGAAGAAACGCCTGCGCATTTTCGGGGATATTAAAAACAACGATTGGGATTGCATCATCTTAACACATGACCAATTCGGGATGATACCACAATCTCCCGAAATGCAAAAGCAGATTTTAGAAGCGGAACTGGAAAGCGTGGAAGATAACCTTGCCGCTTTGAAAGCGCAGGGCAAAGAAGTTTCAAGGGGGATGCTCAAAGGGGTCATTGTCCGTAAACAGAATTTAGAGGTTAAGCTAAAAACACTGGAGCATGACATCGAAAACCGTAAGGACGATGTTGTGGACTTCAAAATGATGGGCATTGACCATATTTTTGTGGACGAAAGCCACCGTTTTAAAAACCTCATGTTCAACACAAGGCATGAGCGTGTAGCGGGTTTGGGCAATATGGCAGGTAGCCAAAAGGCGTTAAACCTGCTGTTTGCCCTGCGCACCATTCAGGAGCGCACAGGCAAAGACCTGGGCGCAACGTTCCTTTCGGGTACGACCATTAGCAACTCACTTACAGAACTGTATTTGCTCTTTAAATACCTGCGCCCTAAAGCAATGGAAAAACAGGGCATCAACTGTTTTGATGCGTGGGCAGCCATATACGCCCGTAAGACTACCGATTATGAATTTTCGGTAGCGAACAATATCGTTTCAAAAGAGCGTTTCCGCTTCTTTATCAAAGTGCCGGAACTGGCGCAGTTCTATTCGGAAATTACGGACTACCGGACGGCAAAGGATATAGGTATAGACCGCCCCGAAAAAAACGAAATACTGTATCATATCCCGCCCACGCCGGAGCAGGAGGTTTTTATTCAAAAGTTGATGGAGTTTGCCAAAACGGGAAATGCGGAACTTTTGGGCAGACCTCCACTAAGCGAAAGTGAAGAAAAAGCAAAGATGCTGATTGCGACAGACTACGCCCGAAAGATGTCGCTGGATATGCGGATGATTAGCCGGGCTTACGAAGACCACCCGGACAATAAAGCCTCGCACTGTGCGGCTAATATTGCCAAATACTACAACAAATATGATGCGCAGAAAGGAACGCAGTTCGTTTTCTCCGACCTCGGTACTTACAAGCCCGGAGAATGGAACATATACTCTGAAATCAAGCGCAAGCTGGTGGAAGACCACGGCATCCCTGCGCACGAAATACGGTTTATTCAGGAGGCTAAAAATGAGAAGCAGCGCAAGGAACTTATCAGGGATGTAAACGAGGGAAAAATACGGGTGCTGTTCGGCTCTACCGAAATGCTCGGTACGGGTGTAAATGCGCAAAAGCGGGCGGTTGCCGTTCACCATTTGGATATACCGTGGCGACCAAGCGACCTTGCCCAACGGGACGGCAGGGCTATCCGGAAAGGCAATGAGATTGCCAAATTCTTTGCCGATAACAAAGTAGATATTTTCATCTACGCCGTAGAAAAATCGCTGGATAGCTACAAATTCAATACCCTGTACAATAAGCAGGTATTTATCGAACAATTAAAGAGCAACAGCCTCGGCAAACGCACCATTGACGAGGGCGGCATGGACGAAAAAACAGGCATGAACTTTTCGGAATATGTGGCGATACTATCGGGCAATACAGACCTTTTGGAAAAAGCAAAGCTCGAAAAGCAGATTGCCGGACTGGAAAGCGAACGGCAGGCGCACAACCGTTCCAAATCATCTTCCAAATACAAGCTGGAAGATACCATTGTCTCACTGGAAAGTACGCAGGCACGGTTTGACCGTATGAGCCTCGATTGGCAAAACCTGCAACAGCGCATACAGAAAAACAAAGACGGGGAAATACTCAATCCAGTGCAGCTTACCGGGTTGCCACCCAATGCCGATGTAAAACAGATTGGGGCGAAACTTAACCAGCTTTCCGAAAAAGCCCGTACCGCAGGGCAGTATGAGGAAATCGGTACGCTGTACGGCTTTACGCTACTGGTCAAAACCGAACTTTCGGAAAAGGACAGCACTACGCTGGAAAGGGATAACCGTTTCTTTGTTCAGGGCGAGGGTAATATCAAGTACACGTTCAATAACGGTAAGATGGCGGGCGAAGCAAAAACGGCATCGCTCAATTTTCTGAATGCGCTCCAAAAGATACCGGGTATCTTAGAGCAGGAACAGAAGAAAATTGACGGGCTGCAAAAAGACCTCCCCATTCTTCAGGAAGTAGTGAACGGCACATGGAAGAAAGAGCAGACTTTGAGCGACCTTAAAACGGAACTGGCGGCGGTTGAAAGGAAAATACAATTATCCATAAAGCCGGAAACCGATACCGAAGCGGAGCAGCCGGAGCAGGTCGAAAAGCAGGCGCAGAACAATTCGGAAGCGATAGTACGTGTTAAGGGCATCCACTTACCCCGTGGAGTACTATAA
- a CDS encoding AraC family transcriptional regulator, translated as MEIPYILKLVTGFRKQKLSLNNLPEWSKFPLPFASERQVFTLPQFELLSQQLKNVPFFIDLVQLNVTEPAYIPFDISERQLYLYFMLKGSLLYMTEEHKPIIRTQANTFLMSYYDTGRYFAYAEKGVHICLVVSILPEWIESMYHNYPNLQYILHRFKNDTRPYDTMYQCRMDRKIHRWLYKIYSYSQNNIGALDGNLRKYISYLLEYYDSVLEQQKSDLAYKIKTHIQEHYTDNALTVKSLSEYFFVTERTLLNIFKRQYRMSVQDFITDLRMTHALLLMEQGTGIKDVYMAVGYTNERPFRTALERYLKRK; from the coding sequence ATGGAAATACCTTATATCCTAAAATTAGTAACCGGGTTTAGAAAGCAGAAACTAAGCCTCAACAATCTACCGGAGTGGAGTAAATTTCCGTTGCCCTTTGCCAGTGAAAGACAAGTCTTTACTTTGCCACAATTTGAGTTGTTAAGCCAGCAACTTAAAAACGTTCCTTTCTTTATAGATTTGGTTCAGCTTAACGTAACCGAACCCGCTTATATTCCCTTTGATATTAGCGAGCGGCAATTATACCTGTACTTTATGCTCAAAGGGAGCCTACTGTATATGACGGAAGAACACAAGCCGATTATAAGGACGCAGGCTAACACTTTCTTGATGTCTTATTACGATACGGGCAGGTATTTTGCCTATGCCGAGAAAGGGGTGCATATTTGCCTTGTGGTAAGCATCCTGCCCGAATGGATAGAAAGCATGTACCACAATTACCCTAACCTGCAATATATCCTGCACCGCTTTAAAAATGATACCCGTCCTTATGATACCATGTATCAATGCCGGATGGATAGAAAAATACACCGATGGCTGTATAAGATATACAGCTACTCGCAAAATAATATCGGTGCTTTGGATGGCAACCTCCGCAAGTACATCAGTTATCTGCTGGAATATTACGATAGCGTATTGGAACAACAAAAATCTGACCTTGCCTATAAAATCAAAACCCATATTCAGGAACATTATACCGATAATGCCCTAACTGTAAAATCCCTTTCAGAATACTTTTTTGTTACGGAACGTACCTTGCTCAACATCTTTAAACGTCAGTATCGTATGAGCGTACAGGATTTTATTACCGACCTCCGCATGACCCATGCCCTGTTATTAATGGAACAGGGAACGGGCATAAAAGACGTATATATGGCAGTTGGCTACACTAATGAAAGACCATTCCGTACGGCTTTGGAGCGATACCTTAAACGGAAGTAA
- a CDS encoding MauE/DoxX family redox-associated membrane protein — METTATHQTKQKRNRITLHIVIVLLLLLWIPVSIDKVSDFAAFKNNILNQPFSDDLGYILIYTLPGLEILIAIALVTEKFRKAGLILSTLLMTAFTGYIAAALLGAWEELPCGCGSVISGMNWTQHFFFNLLFLSLSIWGLYLWYKLRSSNAGGEAIEGASAKRHIKKYSLTSKF; from the coding sequence ATGGAAACGACAGCTACACATCAGACCAAACAAAAGAGAAACCGGATAACGCTTCACATCGTTATTGTTCTCTTGCTGCTTCTATGGATACCTGTAAGTATAGATAAAGTATCAGACTTTGCAGCTTTTAAAAACAATATACTTAATCAGCCTTTTTCTGACGATTTAGGGTACATTCTTATTTACACGCTTCCGGGTTTGGAAATATTAATTGCTATTGCATTGGTTACTGAAAAATTCCGCAAAGCGGGTTTAATACTATCCACTTTATTAATGACTGCCTTTACAGGCTACATCGCTGCGGCTCTGTTGGGTGCATGGGAAGAATTGCCCTGCGGATGTGGCTCGGTGATTAGCGGCATGAACTGGACACAGCATTTTTTCTTTAACCTCCTTTTTCTGTCTTTAAGCATTTGGGGGCTTTACTTATGGTACAAATTACGAAGTAGCAACGCCGGAGGCGAAGCTATCGAGGGCGCGTCTGCCAAAAGACATATAAAAAAGTATTCTTTAACATCAAAATTTTGA
- a CDS encoding RagB/SusD family nutrient uptake outer membrane protein, with protein MTRYIFILLFFIITLTGCEKYLDVKPDKALVVPATVADLRALLNNTERMNSWYPSLQDAATDNQFVQTINWNTFVSLTAKNIYIFNDDVFNDSEVNEWSMMYSTIYYCNLILEQLEKIAPVPAEKSQIEGETLFFRSFAFYNVAQLWAKPYDKNTSHTDLGIPLRLKPDINEKSKRSTVEETYSKIIADLNRAASVLSVKGDYKTTPTKQAAYALLARIYLSMEDYEKALSYADSCLSYSNSLLDYNTLTMGSATSFPIPRFNVEVIFHANDQGRQVMNITNGRIDNELYNSYAANDLRKTAFFRSRAGYYSFRGNYDGNSGMWFAGISTNEIYLIKAECEARAGHIATALQTINELLKNRYNSTFVPFSSDNDEAVLRFVLDERRKELIWRGLRWSDLRRLNKDSRFAKTITRDIDGKIYTLEPNSPKYVLPIPNSVILNNGMQQNER; from the coding sequence ATGACACGATATATATTTATACTATTGTTTTTCATAATTACATTAACAGGCTGTGAAAAATACTTAGACGTAAAGCCCGATAAAGCACTTGTTGTGCCAGCCACGGTTGCTGATTTACGTGCTTTACTGAACAATACAGAACGGATGAATAGCTGGTATCCATCACTTCAGGATGCGGCTACAGATAATCAATTTGTACAAACGATCAATTGGAACACTTTTGTATCGCTAACTGCAAAGAACATTTACATTTTTAATGATGATGTTTTTAATGATAGCGAGGTCAACGAATGGTCAATGATGTATTCCACTATCTACTATTGCAATCTAATATTGGAGCAATTGGAAAAAATTGCGCCTGTACCAGCAGAAAAAAGTCAGATTGAGGGCGAGACTTTGTTTTTCCGTTCTTTTGCTTTTTATAATGTGGCGCAGCTATGGGCAAAGCCTTATGATAAGAACACTTCCCATACAGATTTGGGTATTCCGCTCCGTTTAAAACCGGATATTAATGAGAAATCTAAACGTTCAACCGTTGAGGAAACTTATTCAAAAATTATTGCAGACTTAAACCGGGCAGCTTCCGTTTTGTCCGTAAAAGGCGACTATAAAACAACACCTACAAAACAGGCTGCTTATGCGCTATTGGCACGTATCTATTTGTCAATGGAAGATTATGAGAAAGCGTTGTCCTATGCAGATAGCTGTTTAAGCTACTCAAATTCATTGCTCGATTACAACACCTTAACAATGGGGTCTGCTACTTCATTCCCGATACCCCGATTTAATGTAGAGGTTATTTTTCATGCAAATGACCAAGGGCGGCAGGTTATGAACATAACCAACGGAAGAATTGATAACGAGTTGTACAATTCTTATGCAGCAAATGACCTTAGAAAGACAGCATTTTTTAGAAGTAGAGCAGGCTACTATTCTTTCAGAGGAAATTATGACGGCAATTCGGGTATGTGGTTTGCCGGAATTTCTACCAACGAAATCTATCTGATAAAAGCTGAATGTGAAGCAAGAGCAGGGCATATAGCCACTGCTTTGCAGACGATAAACGAACTATTAAAAAACCGTTATAACAGTACGTTCGTCCCTTTTAGTTCAGATAATGATGAAGCTGTATTAAGGTTTGTATTAGATGAGCGCAGAAAGGAATTGATATGGCGGGGGCTACGATGGTCTGATTTAAGAAGATTAAACAAAGACAGCCGTTTCGCAAAAACGATAACAAGGGATATAGATGGAAAGATATATACTTTGGAGCCAAATAGCCCAAAATATGTTTTGCCTATACCAAATAGTGTAATATTAAACAATGGTATGCAACAAAATGAACGCTAA